A single Bacteroidales bacterium DNA region contains:
- the atpA gene encoding F0F1 ATP synthase subunit alpha, with the protein MIKPSEVSDILRRQLEEVDNRVNFEEVGTVLSVGDGVAHVFGLDNVHASELVEFENGVRGVAMNLEDSNVGVILMGETSKVEENMTVRRTGLIASIPVGEALLGRVINTLGEPIDGKGAIEGELIPMPLDRKAPGVIYRQPVKEPLQTGIKAVDAMIPIGRGQRELIIGDRQTGKTTIAVDTIINQRKNYEAGEPVYCIYVAIGQKASSVAALVNTLKEHGAMDYTIVLAANASDPASMRYYAPFAGAAIGEFFRDTGRHALVVYDDLSKQAVSYREISLILRRPSGREAYPGDIFYLHSRLLERAAKIIDNEEVVKTMNDVPDSMRPMLKGGGSLTALPVIETQAGDVSAYIPTNVISITDGQIFLETNLFHQGQRPAINVGISVSRVGGNAQVKAMKKIAGTLKIAQAQYRELEAFTKFGGDVDPVTAMVIDRGRKNSQLLIQPQYSPMPVGEEIAIIYCGIKGLLKDVAVENIKEFEKSFLELLRTKHQADILDQLQVGKLDEEIEEKLRIVAESVASRF; encoded by the coding sequence ATGATAAAACCAAGTGAAGTATCAGATATCTTGCGACGTCAACTTGAAGAAGTAGATAATCGTGTCAATTTTGAAGAGGTTGGAACAGTCCTCAGTGTGGGAGACGGAGTAGCCCATGTATTTGGATTAGACAACGTACACGCCAGCGAACTAGTAGAGTTTGAAAATGGAGTACGAGGAGTTGCCATGAACCTCGAAGACAGCAATGTCGGAGTAATTTTGATGGGCGAGACTTCAAAAGTTGAAGAGAATATGACCGTTCGTCGTACTGGTTTAATTGCATCAATCCCAGTAGGAGAAGCTCTATTAGGCAGGGTAATAAACACATTAGGTGAGCCAATTGACGGAAAAGGAGCAATAGAAGGAGAGTTAATACCAATGCCACTTGACCGCAAAGCACCCGGAGTAATATACCGTCAACCAGTAAAAGAACCATTGCAAACAGGAATAAAGGCAGTTGATGCAATGATTCCTATCGGACGAGGACAACGCGAGCTTATCATTGGTGACCGCCAAACAGGAAAAACAACCATTGCCGTAGATACAATAATTAACCAACGTAAAAATTACGAGGCAGGAGAGCCTGTATACTGTATATACGTAGCAATCGGACAAAAAGCATCATCAGTTGCGGCATTAGTAAATACACTAAAAGAGCATGGAGCAATGGACTACACAATTGTTTTGGCAGCCAATGCTTCAGATCCCGCATCAATGAGATATTATGCACCCTTTGCAGGAGCCGCAATAGGAGAGTTCTTTAGAGACACAGGTCGCCATGCGTTAGTAGTATATGATGATTTATCAAAACAAGCGGTATCATATCGTGAGATATCATTGATATTACGCCGTCCATCAGGACGAGAGGCATATCCGGGAGACATCTTCTATCTACACTCAAGATTGTTGGAGAGAGCAGCAAAAATCATTGATAATGAGGAGGTAGTAAAAACAATGAACGATGTTCCTGATTCAATGCGTCCAATGTTAAAAGGAGGAGGATCATTAACAGCCCTTCCAGTAATTGAGACACAAGCAGGAGACGTATCAGCATATATTCCAACAAACGTAATTTCAATTACTGACGGACAGATATTCCTTGAGACAAACCTATTCCACCAAGGACAACGTCCTGCAATTAACGTAGGTATATCAGTATCACGTGTAGGAGGAAATGCACAAGTAAAGGCAATGAAAAAAATTGCTGGAACATTAAAAATAGCTCAAGCACAATATCGTGAGTTGGAGGCATTTACAAAGTTCGGAGGAGATGTTGACCCAGTTACAGCAATGGTAATTGACCGAGGACGTAAGAACAGTCAATTGTTGATACAACCTCAATATTCACCAATGCCAGTGGGAGAGGAGATTGCAATAATATATTGTGGAATTAAAGGTCTGTTAAAAGATGTAGCAGTAGAGAATATTAAAGAGTTTGAAAAATCATTCTTAGAACTATTGCGAACTAAACATCAAGCTGATATTTTAGATCAACTTCAAGTAGGAAAACTTGATGAGGAGATCGAAGAGAAATTACGCATAGTAGCAGAAAGCGTAGCAAGCAGATTTTAA
- a CDS encoding F0F1 ATP synthase subunit delta, whose product MSEGVIPGRYATALYKYVSDKGLSSKLYTIAKEVERAYASTPELRKTLINPVVSVSDKISIMNAIVGKETDKHYQTFVKFVIESKREEYLREIFLKYSQLYRKKNNISLVEVTTAVELDDKTLEKITSLISQKVTGEVEAIYKVDPSIIGGFIIKIDSQQLDSSIDRELKNMRLKLVNSSKV is encoded by the coding sequence ATGAGTGAAGGAGTAATACCTGGCAGATACGCAACAGCACTATACAAATATGTGTCGGACAAAGGACTATCTTCAAAGCTATATACAATAGCCAAAGAGGTAGAGAGGGCATATGCATCTACTCCTGAGTTGCGTAAAACACTCATAAATCCTGTTGTCTCAGTCTCAGACAAAATCTCAATAATGAATGCCATTGTTGGTAAAGAAACTGACAAACACTATCAAACCTTTGTAAAATTTGTAATTGAGAGCAAAAGAGAAGAGTATCTAAGGGAGATATTTTTAAAGTATTCACAACTCTATCGCAAGAAAAACAATATCTCATTAGTAGAGGTAACAACAGCAGTAGAGTTGGATGATAAAACCTTAGAGAAAATCACATCTCTAATATCGCAAAAAGTAACAGGCGAGGTAGAGGCAATCTATAAAGTAGATCCCTCTATAATAGGAGGATTTATAATAAAAATCGATTCTCAGCAATTAGATTCATCAATTGACAGAGAATTAAAGAATATGCGTTTAAAATTAGTAAACAGCAGCAAAGTATGA
- the atpF gene encoding F0F1 ATP synthase subunit B, translating into MELFKPELGLSFWLLILFALLFIVAAKYVWPIILKSVDDRADLIDKGVGYAQEAQKQLESATENAQKLLNDAHRQQVEILQEAAQMKTRIIEEARSAASVEAKKVMDAAAQSIEQSRRAAEEQFRAEVSGFALQIAEKLVRKELSDDKKQKEIIDEMLKQIEKQN; encoded by the coding sequence ATGGAACTGTTTAAACCCGAACTCGGACTTTCGTTCTGGCTATTAATCCTGTTCGCACTACTCTTTATAGTTGCGGCCAAATATGTTTGGCCCATAATATTAAAGAGTGTAGATGATCGTGCCGATTTAATAGACAAAGGAGTAGGGTATGCTCAAGAAGCACAAAAACAACTTGAGAGTGCAACAGAAAATGCTCAAAAATTGCTGAATGATGCACATCGTCAACAAGTTGAGATACTTCAAGAGGCCGCTCAGATGAAAACCCGAATAATCGAAGAGGCAAGGAGTGCAGCCAGTGTCGAAGCCAAAAAGGTAATGGACGCGGCAGCTCAATCAATAGAGCAATCACGCCGAGCAGCAGAGGAGCAGTTCCGTGCCGAAGTTAGCGGTTTTGCATTGCAGATAGCCGAGAAACTTGTACGCAAGGAGCTGTCCGATGACAAAAAACAAAAAGAGATAATAGATGAGATGTTGAAACAAATAGAGAAACAAAACTAA
- the atpE gene encoding ATP synthase F0 subunit C encodes MLEMILLQAAAAGLAKVGACIGASIVAIGAGLGIGKIGASAMESIARQPESANDIRANMIVIAALIEGVALFAIIVCLLTIFI; translated from the coding sequence ATGTTAGAAATGATTTTATTACAAGCTGCAGCAGCAGGTTTAGCAAAAGTAGGTGCATGTATTGGTGCAAGTATAGTAGCAATAGGTGCTGGTTTAGGAATTGGTAAAATTGGTGCTTCAGCAATGGAGTCAATCGCAAGACAACCAGAGTCAGCAAACGACATTCGTGCAAATATGATTGTAATCGCAGCACTAATTGAGGGTGTAGCACTATTCGCAATCATTGTATGTCTATTAACAATATTTATCTAA
- the atpB gene encoding F0F1 ATP synthase subunit A produces the protein MYKLTIINKRFIILLVMLLALPLTTIQASSHADDEEGLNVKELIFHHLLDSYEWELPCTDAKLPLPIIVRDYQGEWHIFSSARLAHGAEYEGFTITHEGDNSGKVVGIDAQGKEYRPLDFSITKNVSEIMLATVIILTLLLSLARWYKKNPNKAPRKLFGGVELLIEMVYVEVIKPILGADAKRFAPYLLTIFFFIFTINLIGMITVFPGGANLSGNIAVTLVLALLTFLVVNIFGTKHYWKDLFWPEVPMFMKFPLPIMPVIEVFGALTKPVALMIRLFANMMGGHMITLVLISLIFIFAALGQAVQTGTAVFSILFALFMGVLHLLICLIQAYVFTMLSTIFIGLAQIHGHKEEHKEKK, from the coding sequence ATAAGTTAACTATTATAAATAAAAGGTTCATAATATTACTTGTAATGTTGTTGGCTTTGCCATTAACAACAATACAAGCATCATCACACGCTGATGATGAGGAAGGCCTCAACGTAAAAGAGTTAATCTTCCACCACCTTTTAGACTCATACGAGTGGGAATTACCATGTACCGATGCAAAATTACCCTTACCCATAATTGTCCGTGACTATCAAGGTGAGTGGCATATCTTCAGTTCTGCAAGATTGGCACATGGAGCAGAATATGAAGGCTTCACAATAACACACGAAGGAGACAATTCAGGCAAAGTAGTTGGAATAGATGCCCAAGGTAAAGAGTATCGTCCGTTAGATTTTTCCATAACTAAGAACGTGTCTGAGATAATGTTGGCAACAGTAATAATACTTACCCTATTACTATCATTAGCACGTTGGTATAAGAAGAATCCAAACAAAGCCCCACGCAAGTTATTTGGGGGTGTAGAGTTATTAATAGAGATGGTATATGTAGAAGTAATAAAACCAATATTAGGTGCAGATGCAAAACGTTTTGCACCCTATCTATTAACAATATTCTTCTTCATATTCACTATTAACCTAATAGGAATGATAACAGTATTCCCGGGAGGCGCAAACCTATCAGGAAATATAGCAGTTACATTAGTATTGGCACTCTTAACATTTTTAGTAGTAAACATCTTTGGAACAAAACACTATTGGAAAGATCTGTTCTGGCCCGAAGTGCCAATGTTTATGAAGTTCCCATTACCCATTATGCCGGTAATTGAGGTATTTGGAGCATTAACAAAACCAGTAGCATTGATGATACGTCTTTTTGCCAATATGATGGGAGGCCACATGATTACCTTAGTATTAATATCTTTGATATTCATATTTGCAGCATTAGGACAAGCCGTACAAACAGGAACAGCAGTATTTTCAATACTATTTGCCCTATTTATGGGAGTGCTTCACCTCTTAATATGTTTAATACAGGCATATGTATTTACAATGCTATCAACCATATTTATAGGATTGGCTCAAATACACGGACATAAAGAAGAACACAAAGAGAAAAAATAA